A stretch of Malus sylvestris chromosome 11, drMalSylv7.2, whole genome shotgun sequence DNA encodes these proteins:
- the LOC126591522 gene encoding probable protein phosphatase 2C 24, with product MAEIWYGVVSESDASSNPCEASSRAARRRRMEIRRCKFVSGVAPPAPESPDNSEKRKKAASRTTSSASRELENALQFSGSSDEEKIPPSQKKSTKFRASSSSNVPEALRELPKYGLASVCGRRRDMEDAVSVHPSFCRRIRDATTQLHYFGVYDGHGCSHVATKCRERMHELVKEEVENMEEWKTAMERSFVRMDKEVVAWSREGGVGVSNCRCELQTPESEAVGSTAVVAVVSPDKIVVANCGDSRAVLCRDGKALPLSVDHKPDRPDELNRIQEAGGRVIYWDGPRVLGVLAMSRALGDNYLKPYVSCDPEVTITDRTVEDECLILASDGLWDVVSNDTACGVARMCLRRERAAAAAERAGPEAAVASDKACSDASMLLTKLALARQSADNVSVVVVNLRLNT from the exons ATGGCGGAGATCTGGTACGGAGTAGTGAGTGAAAGCGACGCGTCGTCAAATCCCTGCGAGGCGAGTTCACGAGCAGCGAGACGGAGGAGGATGGAGATCCGACGTTGCAAATTCGTCTCCGGAGTGGCCCCACCGGCGCCGGAGTCACCGGACAATTCCGAGAAGCGGAAGAAAGCCGCATCACGTACGACGTCGTCGGCTTCTCGCGAGTTGGAAAACGCCCTGCAGTTCTCCGGTTCTTCCGACGAAGAGAAAATCCCCCCGAGTCAAAAGAAGTCAACGAAGTTCCGAGCGTCCTCGTCATCGAACGTCCCTGAAGCTTTGAGAGAGCTCCCGAAGTACGGACTGGCCTCCGTCTGCGGCCGCCGTAGAGATATGGAGGACGCTGTGTCTGTACACCCCTCGTTTTGCCGGCGCATCAGAGACGCCACCACTCAATTGCATTATTTCGGTGTCTACGACGGCCACGGTTGCTCCCAC GTGGCGACGAAATGCAGAGAGCGGATGCATGAGCTGGTGAAGGAGGAAGTGGAGAACATGGAGGAATGGAAGACGGCGATGGAGCGGAGCTTCGTGCGGATGGACAAGGAGGTGGTGGCGTGGAGCCGCGAAGGCGGCGTCGGAGTGAGCAATTGCCGTTGCGAGCTTCAAACTCCGGAGTCCGAGGCTGTCGGATCCACCGCCGTCGTAGCAGTCGTCTCTCCCGATAAGATCGTCGTGGCCAATTGCGGCGACTCGAGAGCTGTGCTTTGCCGCGACGGCAAGGCCCTTCCCCTCTCTGTTGATCACAAG CCGGATCGCCCCGATGAGTTGAATCGGATCCAGGAGGCGGGTGGGCGGGTCATATACTGGGACGGCCCACGGGTTCTCGGAGTTTTGGCAATGTCAAGAGCCCTAG GCGACAACTACTTGAAGCCGTACGTGAGCTGCGATCCAGAGGTGACGATCACGGATCGAACTGTGGAGGACGAGTGTCTGATCTTGGCGAGCGACGGGCTCTGGGACGTGGTGTCGAACGACACGGCGTGCGGGGTGGCGAGAATGTGCCTGAGAAGAGAACGGGCCGCTGCTGCGGCCGAGCGCGCAGGGCCGGAGGCGGCGGTGGCGTCGGACAAGGCATGTTCCGACGCGTCGATGCTGCTGACGAAGTTGGCATTGGCCAGGCAGAGCGCTGACAACGTGAGCGTCGTCGTGGTGAACCTGAGACTCAACACGTAG
- the LOC126591318 gene encoding methylsterol monooxygenase 2-2-like, which translates to MASIVESGWRYLITNFNDFQLACLGSFFLHESVFFLSGLPFIYLERAGWLSKFKIQTKNNSPAAQEKCITRLVLYHLCVNLPVMIASYPVFKFMGMRSSLPLPSWKVVSTQIIFYFILEDFVFYWGHRVLHTKWLYKHVHSVHHEYATPFGLTSEYAHPAEILFLGFATIIGPAITGPHLITLWLWMVLRVLETVEAHCGYHFPWSLSNFLPLYGGADFHDYHHRLLYTKSGNYSSTFVYMDRLFGTDTGYRKLKALKKAGVEDDGKEM; encoded by the exons TATCTGATCACAAATTTCAACGACTTTCAACTGGCATGTCTAGGAAGTTTCTTTCTCCATGAAAGTGTTTTCTTCTTATCTGGACTCCCTTTTATATATCTTGAGAGGGCAGGATGGCTGAGCAAGTTCAAGATTCAG ACAAAAAATAACAGCCCTGCAGCTCAGGAGAAATGTATTACTCGCCTAGTCCTGTATCATCTTTGTGTCAATCTGCCAGTTATGATTGCTTCATATCCCGTCTTCAAATTCATGGGCATGCGGAGTAGTCTTCCATTGCCGTCCTG GAAAGTAGTTTCCACTCAGATCATTTTCTACTTCATCCTTGAGGATTTTGTATTCTATTGGGGACATAGGGTTCTGCATACAAAATGGCTGTACAAGCATGTGCATAGTGTCCATCATGA GTATGCTACACCATTTGGACTGACTTCTGAATATGCTCACCCCGCCGAGATATTATTCCTTGGCTTTGCCACCATTATTGGTCCTGCCATTACTGGGCCCCACCTAATTACTCTGTGGTTATGGATGGTACTTAGAGTGCTGGAGACTGTCGAGGCACATTGCGGTTACCATTTCCCATGGAGCCTCTCAAACTTTTTACCTTTGTATGGAGG CGCTGATTTTCACGACTACCATCACCGTTTGCTTTACACCAAGTCTGGCAATTATTCATCAACTTTTGTTTACATGGACAG GTTATTTGGAACTGATACAGGTTACAGAAAGCTGAAAGCGCTGAAGAAAGCCGGAGTAGAAGATGACGGCAAGGAAATGTGA